Proteins encoded by one window of Cloeon dipterum chromosome 2, ieCloDipt1.1, whole genome shotgun sequence:
- the LOC135936285 gene encoding uncharacterized protein LOC135936285 has protein sequence MRAYALPNDSFLHLRELAFEPDESSNGALLSSVLCAPKLERFMLSFRRAENLDMEDLERISVWVEEQQILTNLTHFQLASHPTVLNAEFCRAFSDFTRNASAFLPKLARFDAMFRLSCVDVRHFMAEGEEDVVCTDRDRQLTAEKFAQFGEHKYVQFLNAYKRN, from the exons ATGCGGGCTTATGCATTGCCGAATGACTCGTTCCTGCACTTGAGGGAGTTGGCGTTCGAACCAGATGa AAGCAGCAATGGGGCGCTGCTGTCGAGTGTGCTTTGTGCGCCGAAACTGGAGCGTTTCATGCTGAGTTTTCGTCGCGCCGAAAACCTCGACATGGAGGACCTGGAGCGCATCTCCGTCTGGGTCGAGGAGCAGCAAATCCTGACCAACCTGACTCATTTCCAGTTGGCCTCGCACCCTACCGTGCTGAATGCCGAATTCTGCCGCGCCTTTAGCGATTTCACGAGAAACGCATCCGCGTTTTTGCCCAAATTGGCGCGTTTTGACGCGATGTTCCGTCTCTCCTGCGTCGACGTGCGTCATTTCATGGCCGAAGGAGAGGAGGACGTTGTGTGTACTGACCGCGACAGGCAGCTCACCGCGGAAAAATTCGCACAGTTCGGAGAGCATAAATACGTGCAATTCCTCAATGCGTACAAACGGAATTAG